The proteins below are encoded in one region of Syntrophotalea carbinolica DSM 2380:
- a CDS encoding HD-GYP domain-containing protein, with protein sequence MQTAKGWLFILTTSLLLHVLIRRHFGEMDASRRALQQSYEGTLEGWVRALDLRDRETQGHTRRVTEMSLCLARKMGLPDAEIAHLQRGALLHDIGKMAVPDSILHKPGPLTEEQWVVMRRHPETALRMLEPIDYLRPALDIPYCHHERWDGTGYPRGLRGEEIPLAARIFSVVDVWDALSSDRPYRRAWSRSKVLDELVRQRGQRFDPQVVDTFLSILNRGCEKNRAEAVPCAIRNAGGDSSVSAGL encoded by the coding sequence ATGCAGACAGCTAAAGGCTGGTTGTTTATATTGACGACAAGCCTGTTGCTCCATGTGTTGATTCGGCGCCATTTTGGGGAGATGGATGCCTCCCGCCGGGCTCTGCAGCAGAGTTACGAAGGGACGCTGGAGGGCTGGGTGCGGGCCCTTGATTTGCGGGATAGGGAAACCCAGGGGCACACCCGCCGGGTGACGGAAATGTCGCTCTGCCTGGCCCGAAAGATGGGGCTTCCAGACGCAGAGATTGCGCATCTGCAACGTGGCGCCTTGCTTCATGATATTGGGAAAATGGCCGTGCCGGACAGTATCTTACACAAGCCGGGTCCCTTAACTGAAGAGCAGTGGGTTGTTATGCGACGTCACCCTGAAACAGCACTGCGCATGTTGGAACCGATCGATTATTTGCGGCCCGCGCTGGATATTCCCTATTGTCATCATGAACGCTGGGATGGCACAGGCTATCCGCGAGGCCTCCGTGGCGAGGAGATACCGCTAGCGGCGCGTATTTTTTCGGTGGTGGATGTCTGGGATGCCCTTTCTTCCGATCGCCCCTATCGCAGAGCCTGGTCGCGGTCCAAGGTGCTGGATGAGCTTGTGCGGCAAAGAGGGCAACGATTTGATCCGCAGGTTGTCGATACGTTTTTGTCTATTCTAAACCGGGGGTGCGAAAAGAATCGGGCCGAGGCTGTTCCCTGTGCCATACGCAATGCCGGCGGCGATTCGTCCGTAAGTGCGGGCCTCTAA